One Hordeum vulgare subsp. vulgare chromosome 4H, MorexV3_pseudomolecules_assembly, whole genome shotgun sequence DNA window includes the following coding sequences:
- the LOC123449953 gene encoding acyl transferase 15-like, whose product MRCDIVGSFPFGGVFCPRPGCRRPNRGLRAEIINHGIMSIVVSKSLPVVVVGPCAGIVHLSSFDRCMPPFPVTLLLVFNQPIEDPVETIKKALSQALMHYPPMAGRTGDDGEGELHIACTGEGVSFVGASASCALDDEATRSALLLSDLAVGYPAEYCRLSDPFLLMQVTEFSRGGFIVGVTWNHVMADAAGMAQFLRAVGELARGMPAPAVAPVRSEIDGSVPRLPPLMVAAVRSQMRMETEELASLDVTIPSSLIGRIKEECAGDCTVFEAVAAVLWRCRTRTVISDADTDDPVAFAFPSNVRGLVGAKEGYYGNCVAMLQVQASSAAVASGDMKDLVKLIKLAKEKVSDIFVNAGDETSDGASRDEQQRAHPRSRYNTLSVTSWRNLGFEAVDFGPGRPARVMWKPHRTIGFVCVVCPPCNARGEDGVNVASFCVKPEHAGAFVAELAALNI is encoded by the coding sequence ATGAGATGTGACATAGTTGGATCCTTTCCTTTTGGTGGAGTATTTTGCCCACGGCCTGGATGCAGGAGGCCCAACCGTGGCTTGAGAGCAGAAATAATAAATCACGGCATAATGAGCATTGTAGTTAGCAAGTCCTTGCCGGTGGTGGTCGTCGGCCCTTGCGCCGGCATCGTCCATCTCTCCTCTTTCGACAGGTGCATGCCTCCCTTCCCAGTCACTCTGCTTCTTGTCTTCAACCAGCCAATCGAAGACCCCGTCGAGACCATCAAGAAGGCGCTGTCGCAGGCGCTGATGCACTATCCCCCGATGGCCGGCCGCACCGGCGACGACGGGGAGGGGGAGCTCCACAtcgcttgcaccggcgagggtgTCTCTTTCGTGGGTGCGTCGGCTAGCTGTGCCCTCGACGACGAGGCCACGAGATCGGCGCTGCTCCTCAGCGACCTCGCCGTTGGCTACCCCGCCGAATACTGCCGCCTCAGCGACCCCTTCCTGCTTATGCAGGTGACCGAGTTCTCCCGCGGCGGGTTCATCGTCGGCGTGACGTGGAACCACGTCATGGCCGACGCGGCGGGGATGGCGCAGTTCCTGCGGGCCGTTGGCGAGCTCGCCCGGGGGATGCCGGCGCCGGCCGTCGCTCCGGTCAGGTCTGAAATCGACGGCTCGGTGCCACGACTCCCGCCGCTGATGGTCGCCGCTGTGAGGTCCCAGATGCGCATGGAAACGGAGGAACTCGCGAGCCTCGACGTCACCATCCCCTCGAGCTTGATCGGCCGCATCAAAGAAGAGTGCGCCGGCGACTGCACGGTGTTCGAAGCCGTCGCAGCCGTGCTCTGGCGGTGCCGCACCCGCACGGTCATCTCCGATGCTGACACCGACGACCCTGTGGCCTTCGCCTTCCCGAGCAACGTGCGCGGCCTCGTCGGCGCCAAGGAAGGCTACTACGGCAATTGCGTCGCCATGCTGCAGGTCCAAGCCAGTAGCGCCGCGGTGGCGAGCGGCGACATGAAGGACCTGGTGAAGCTCATCAAGCTTGCAAAGGAGAAGGTATCAGACATATTCGTGAATGCCGGCGACGAGACCAGCGACGGTGCCAGTAGAGATGAGCAGCAGCGGGCACACCCGCGCTCAAGGTACAACACGCTGAGTGTCACGAGCTGGAGGAACCTTGGGTTCGAAGCCGTGGATTTCGGGCCTGGGAGGCCGGCGCGCGTGATGTGGAAGCCACACCGGACGATTGGGTTCGTCTGCGTTGTGTGCCCGCCGTGCAATGCAAGGGGGGAGGACGGCGTCAACGTCGCGTCCTTTTGCGTCAAGCCGGAGCACGCCGGCGCGTTTGTAGCGGAGTTGGCGGCCCTCAACATATAA